Below is a window of Niabella agricola DNA.
ACGACAATGATTTACTGGTACATATCGGGGTAGATTCCGATACCCTGATCGCCTTCAATAATGCGAATTTTCAAAACCGAACAGATCTCTATTACAAAGAGCTGACAAGTCAGTATTTTACGATTCCTGGTACCGTGTCCATACCAAAAGAGGCCAATACCAACACGATAAACATCGGGTTCTCTCTTAAAAATATTGATCTGGTAAACAAATGGATTCTCCCGCTGACCATTCAGCCTTCGGATGGTTACACACCCAACCCGAGAAGGAATTACTCGAAGGCATTATTGAGGATCGTTCCTTTTAATGATTATTCGGGGGTGTATAGCGGTACGGCCCTCAAAATTTATTTGAAAGGAGAGGAAAACGGATCAGCAATCGTGAAGAGCGAAATAGAAGCTTATGTTGTTGATGAAAATTCAGTATTTTTCTACGCCGGCACTGTAGACGAAAACAAAACCGACAGAAGATATTATAAAGTATACGCCCATTTTGATGATCAGACCAAGGAAGTTACGCTTCGTTCTGATAACCCTTCGATGAAGTTAAATGTAAATCAAAAAATTTATTATACGGTTGAAGATGTTAAAGATGAGCTTCAGCCCTACCTGGTTCACCGGTATGTGACCATCAATAATATTGATTACAATTTTACCGATTATACATCTGCAGCCAATGCGTCCATCGATTACACGGTTCGCGGATCGCTGATTATGGAAAGAAAGATCAATACACAGATACCGGACGAAGATCAGGCCATCCAGTGGTAAACGCTACTACCGGAAGTGAACCTGCAGGTGGATATTGATATTCGGTTTGATACCTGATTAAGTTTTAAAAGCGTTTTGAAAGATTATATGTATTGTTTACGTCTGCAGACCGAACCGTTTAACAGCATTCCCGATATCATTAGGAGGTTGAGGGGCTGCACAAAGCTGGGAAAGCAGGCC
It encodes the following:
- a CDS encoding DUF4973 domain-containing protein, whose product is MKKIAAFLSVLFLLGSIACNKDWVSEQFKHYVSFKAPINGDDVTPIHIRYKPDGAVNYQLPVIVSGSTNNDNDLLVHIGVDSDTLIAFNNANFQNRTDLYYKELTSQYFTIPGTVSIPKEANTNTINIGFSLKNIDLVNKWILPLTIQPSDGYTPNPRRNYSKALLRIVPFNDYSGVYSGTALKIYLKGEENGSAIVKSEIEAYVVDENSVFFYAGTVDENKTDRRYYKVYAHFDDQTKEVTLRSDNPSMKLNVNQKIYYTVEDVKDELQPYLVHRYVTINNIDYNFTDYTSAANASIDYTVRGSLIMERKINTQIPDEDQAIQW